In Salvia miltiorrhiza cultivar Shanhuang (shh) chromosome 4, IMPLAD_Smil_shh, whole genome shotgun sequence, the DNA window AGGCTACACGGTGTATACAGACCTAAACGAGATTGCTAGGAAACTAAACGCAGAGTTCATATTCACGGCTGGAAAGTATCGAGGAAGCTCACTGATGGTATTGGGACGGGTTAATCATGAGCTTGCCATTGTGGGTGGTACGGGTGCCTTTCGAATGGCACAAGGATATGTCAATTCTACTACTTATTTGAATGATCCTCGCACTGGTTATATTCTTTTAGTTTTTGATTTCTATGTTATCTCTCGACTATGAATTAATTTATGATCGACAACTATCTTTAGTTATAATATACAATCACTTGATAAGGCTTTATATAAGCCTTTAACAGGATAAATAAACTATtttccttttctcttttttctgtTTCTAATTCGATAGTGAATCTTGTTTAAAGCTATCAAT includes these proteins:
- the LOC131021169 gene encoding dirigent protein 22-like, with amino-acid sequence MLKFSIVFILMLTIASVKSKNPNNVTKFRIYLHLFFRVPNANAYEVARANITADSPTSFGLVVAGDTLITSGLDMKTGILGRAQGYTVYTDLNEIARKLNAEFIFTAGKYRGSSLMVLGRVNHELAIVGGTGAFRMAQGYVNSTTYLNDPRTGYILLVFDFYVISRL